In the Nicotiana tabacum cultivar K326 chromosome 16, ASM71507v2, whole genome shotgun sequence genome, one interval contains:
- the LOC142170384 gene encoding uncharacterized protein LOC142170384, whose protein sequence is MEMLKQIQVNIPLIDALREMPRYAKIMKDLMSRKFDFQDFATVTQTQTCSAVVKRPIAEKLSNPGSFTIPYTIGSYAFTKTLCDLGVNINLMPLTIYKRLGIGKARPTSILLQLADRMVKRPSGILDDVLVHVGKFVFPVDFVILDCQVDEDIPIILGRPFLATGRDLIDYEIGELKMRLNDKEITYNVQKSMR, encoded by the coding sequence ATGGAGATGTTGAAGCAAATCCAGGTGAACATTCCATTGATTGACGCCTTGAGGGAGATGCCTAGGTATGCAAAAAtaatgaaggacttgatgtctcgcAAGTTTGACTTTCAAGACTTTGCCACAGTTACACAAACTCAGACATGTAGTGCTGTCGTGAAGAGACCCATAGCTGAGAAGTTGTCCAacccagggagtttcacaatcccatACACAATAGGCAGCTATGCTTTTACTAAAACATTGTGTGATTTGGGGGTGaacataaacttgatgcccttgacTATCTAtaaaaggttaggcattggaaAAGCAAGACCCACATCCATATTACTACAGCTAGCTGACCGAATGGTAAAGAGGCCATCAGGTATACTTGATGATGTGCTGGTGCACGTTGGAAAGTTTGTGTTTCCGGTAGATTTTGTCATTCTGGATTGCCAGGTTGATGAGGatattcccataattttgggacggccattcttggccactgggagagaTCTAATTGATTATGAAATTGGGGAGCTAAAGATGAGACTGAACGATAAAGAAATAACGTACAATGTGCAGAAGTCTATGCGGTGA